A window of Nicotiana sylvestris chromosome 8, ASM39365v2, whole genome shotgun sequence genomic DNA:
aaaacttttagCTACACTGAATTCAAGAATTGTGATAAATTTTGATAAAATGCTCCCCTGGAGCAAGAAAATCATCTTCTCCGACAAAAAGTTCAGAACTTTATATTCTAGCCAAAACCCCACTAAGCCCTTGATAAAAGCTCTTGGAAATTGGTAAAGAAAGTAAATTCAAGTAAAAATTTAAAACCCCACAAGGTAAAATGCCTTAAATTGGCACAAGAAATTgtcaaaaactcaaaaaaattaattattttctaaTAGCAAATTTGATGACTCTTAGTTTGGTGTATATGAAGATGAGAAGATGTGTAGAGTAATAACAAATGAGTATGGATGGGTTTTAATTTGTGggggaaaagaaaaaatggaagaaaaatggTTAAATAAAGTCGCCGGTGAATGACTATTCGCCCGGGACTAGAGAAGAAgcgaaaaaaaagtaaaagaaaaaagacaaagaaaaaggaaaaggaaaaagaaaaaaaagtaagaaaaaaatggtaaaatagaataaaaaataatctgaaaattattttttcttgctTCTCACTGTCCCAAAGagagtgaaatacacacactCTGCCACGTCAGCGTTAAGGGAACAAataatttcatttaaaataaatttagggggtaatagaATATTCGCAAAAAAAAGTATGTAACTGAAAATTCGAATATAGGTCAGGGTACCTATGCATTTTCCCAAAAATATATGTAACTGAATTCACAGCAATATGGTGCAAAATTTTGGGGGACCCCATCAAGCATCAAGCAGACCGTCCACTCATTACATGCACTTCTTATTTCAATTTAAAAGGCGGCAGTGATTATGCCTTCAGCTAAGTCAGTCCACGGAATAGTATAAGGACAGAAAAGGTCGgaataaaatttaaattaaatctaATAATAACATTCTCTGACATTTCAATTTGCATCCTCGGATTATTCATAAGTCTGGATAAATAAAAAGATTGTGATAAAACTGACAGACAACATTAATAAGTTAGTAAATCAACATTGAGTGCGTAGATTGATGAGTTAACAATACATATAAGATATGTCGGGGTGTGCCACCTAAATATGTGCATCCCAACGTATTAATGTTCCAAAAAATTAAATTAGATACCAATAAAGCAAAGAAAATAAATGACACGAAACATTTACTATTTAATTCCACCAAGTGACCAACGTCCTCTTTTCAacgggaaaaaaataaaaataaaaataatcagATTTACaactgataattgaaaaatagccacaactttaaaagtaaataaaatttagccactttttcatgtaaagataaaatctgaacaaaGACACCCTTAAACATCCggaaatattccagcataatatgccggAGTTAGAATTTTTTACATGTGAGCTTCCAGCATAATGTGCTAGAATTTCataatgtgctggagttccaacataatatgcgaGAAGTTTATATGCAGGAGTTTCATAATCCAGTATGCTGAAACTTttcgtgtgttggagttccaacatatgctggaagtttatacgcaGGAGCTCCATAATCCCGCATATTAcactggaacttttcgtgtttaagcaaaataatgattatttttcaataactttgaaaatgcAGACTATTTTTCGATTACCAAttcgaaaactggctagctcGTGCTATTACCCTTTCAACCTCTTTCTTTCATCAGTCCACATCAATCCAAAGATTTAAGAaagaagaaaattacaaaaaaagaaaaagaataacgCAAAGAATAAGCATTTTGAAGGCCTCACCAAAGCTAAAGCAAAGTTGTGGTCCGTAGGCATTGTCCAAAAAGTGCATACCATCTCTATATTCCAATTCCCAATCCCCCCCCTGTAAAAATCATGTCCACTGAATCTTTAATCATAACCACAACCCCTGCAATTCTCTTGGATCTCTAACACCATTTGCATTTTCCTCTAACAACAAACGCCAACTTACCATTTTTCCAAGAACCCAACAACTCCCCATTTTCAAAATGTCTCTAGCTATTAGACTACACGTTACTAGTACTACCATTTTCCACTATTGTAATAACACTAGCAAGAAAAACCCCTTTAGTCACAATTGCACCAAATTTAAAGCCAACCCCATTTACCATTTTGACAAATTATCTCACCTTGTGTTTTCCCACAGAAAAAAGATGAGTTCTTTAACTTCTTCAAGAGGGTCTTGTGGGTTGACAGTGAAGAGTTCTTTGATTGAACCAGATGGGGGTTCTTTAGTGGATCTTGTGGTGCCTGAGAATCAAAGGGTTGCAAAAATTGCAGAGGCAGAAACTATGGCAAAAGTGAAGCTGACAAAGATTGATCTTGAATGGGTTCATGTGATTAGTGAAGGTTGGGCTAGTCCTCTTAGAGGGTTTATGAGAGAGGATGAGTATTTGCAGAGCTTACATTTCAATTCCCTTAGAATGAAAGATGGGTCTATTGTTAATATGTCACTTCCTATTGTTTTGGCAATTGATGATGAAGATAAAGAGAAGATTGGTGCCTCCTGTGATGTTGCTTTAGTTGGACCAAATGATGATTTAGTTGGCATTCTTAGAAGGTGAGGACTCTATTACATTTGTGGAAAAAAGATTGTTTTTTTGGGGGGGTTTAAAGAGATGTTCTAATTTTATTCTCCATTTCCCCCTTTCATGATGCCTGACATATCTGTTTGTTTTGCATTTGCTAAAGATTGAAAATTTTCCTGCGGAAAGATAATAATGCTACAATTGTTACTTCATGTTCGGATTTTATAGTTCAATTACTGCAAGATGACATCTTTATGTGCCTTTTCCTGCCCTGATAAAAACATGTTTTTTATACAATTGCTTTAGATGTGTGGTGTAAGGGCTTCCAGAAGTGTTTATAGAAATCTTGGTATGACCGATAAGGGATAATTAATCCTcagattaaatttgagatgagtttgtCCCATGTTTGGTTGGGATAAAATCGCGGTATAACTAATCCCGAGATTAGTTCTCCCAGGATTGTAGTGTTATTTTTATCCCTATGGGAGGGTGGGATTACAATCCCGAGATAACTAATCCCGGATAATTAATCATGGGATAACTTGTTTCCCAACCTACCGACCCCTAAATGTTCAAATTCTCTCACATGGTGTTAGAGCCAACCTTTATGTAAGTTGAGGTGAGGAGGGTGTTGAGTTACAAAATTACTTTGCATATGTTGTGTAAGAGTTTTCAAAAAGGGTTATATAAAGGTCTTGTGTTACTTCATCATTGCAATAAGGTTCTGGGTTGCATATACTTTGTTTCACAAAAGAGAAACAcaacttctttcattaagttctAGCAAGTTGTGATAGACATGAATAACTAATTTTCTTATTGCTGTAGTATTCGGGTCATATTATGTGCATTTTGACTAATCCACTAGGTACCTGCTGACTTCTCACTAGCACAGGTACTGAGTAACTCAATCCACCAAAATTTAGACAAAGATGAATAAAGATGAAAAGAAATCACTTGACTTTTTGTGCCTCTACTAGATCCGAATCCTGGTTTCACATGGCCCACTCCAAATTTATTGACGGCTAAGATTTACCCTTTAGTGCTAGACACTGAATAGCTATTCTTAAAATGTCAAGCTAATTTGGTTGCTTCTCTGTAGTAAAGTGAGAGGCTTCAACAATCTAGTCGTATTATAATTGTATCATTAAGTTTCACATCTTTGGTCTAGTTTTGTCGTTTTAGATTGCATTAACAATCTGACTGGCGGAGTCTCAAAATGGACTTCCAGGTTTTGTATCAAACtggcatgacaaaataaaaaagaaaaagttaaacATTGATTGTACTTGAGTGACTTCAGGAACACGTAGACTTGAAATCATATTCACATGAATAATAGCTGAAACTCTTCTTTTTAAAAGAGAGATAAAACATGAATGGCAGGAAAGAAGCAGGAAAAACATGTTTATGATATTGAATGGATCTTCCCAATCCGTTTGATGAATGTACAAACTCCACAGTATTTTAACTCCTCTCTGTGTAGTTATGTGGTCTTCTTGTTGGGGAGTGGGAATGGATCAGCACGGGCAGTTGTTGCAGTATTCAACTTAGCGTACCATCGTTTAAGCACGAAACTTTTCTAGCAGCTCGTCGCCCCATCTGAGTGGCCTAATGTAAAGAAATTGCCTCCAATTCTCTGCCAGTAAGCCATGAATTTTTCTAGTGAACTCATATTTCTTACATGCAGGTATAAAAGTATCTGCCCATTCGTAATTTTAGCGAGAATGTCTGCTTTATACTTGGTTGTTATAATCTATTTCTGTTCGGAGAAGAACTTCTCTTGATTAAATATCTTTTCTTTTGGCAGTATTGAGATCTACAAGCATaacaaagaagaaagaattgcaaGAACATGGGGAACTACAGCCCCAGGATTACCTTATGTTGAGGAGGTAATTACTCCTGCTGGAAATTGGCTCATTGGTGGAGATCTGGAAGTCATAAAGCCTATCAAATATAATGATGGTCTTGATCACTACAGGCTCTCTCCCAAACAACTCCGAGATGAATTTGATCGACGTGAGGCAGATGCAGTATTTGCTTTTCAGTTGAGAAATCCTGTCCATAATGGCCATGCTTTGCTTATGAATGATACACGGAGGAGACTTTTGGAAATGGGTTACAAGAATCCAATTCTTCTGCTCCATCCTTTAGGCGGTTTCACTAAGGCTGATGATGTGCCACTAGATGTCCGTATGGAACAACATAGCAAGGTTAACTTTCTCCATTTCCTTTATCTTTAATCCTTTTGCTCGACCTCTATGGTTTGAAGTGCTGTTACTTAATGAGAATTAAACCTATATAGGTCCTAGAAGATGGAGTTCTCGATCCTGAGACTACTATTGTGGCCATATTTCCCTCACCAATGCATTATGCTGGACCTACTGAAGTACAGTGGCATGCAAAGGCACGGATAAATGCGGGTGCAAATTTCTACATTGTAGGTCGCGATCCTGCTGGTATGAGCCACCCAACAGAGAAGAGGGACTTGTATGATCCAGATCATGGAAAGAAAGTTCTAAGCATGGCCCCTGGTCTTGAGAAATTGAACATTCTGCCCTTCAGGGTAGGTTGCCAACCTCGCTTATTGCATTAACCTTTATAGTTTTTCTCAAAGATCACTTGAGTATATTCTGCTAGCATATCTGGTACTCCctctgtcccaatttatgtggcaCCGTTTGTCTGGGAACATAgtttaaggaaaaaaaagaagacttttgacacttgtagtttaaaacaaatattaaacATTTGTGTGGCTTTAAATCATCTCATTAAGTGCAAAATGAGAATTTTAAAGTTAAACTGTTTCTAAATATGAAAATGCGACATTCTTTTTAGGACATACTAAAAAGGAAAGTgtgtcacataaattgggacgtAGGGAGTAATTAGTATTAGCAGTGCTCATATATTACCCGCATACGAGTGCCCCAATTCATATTGTGAAGTCAAGACAGATTCTATTGATGTTTCTTCTTAAGTTCAAACCATCTTTCTCCTCTACTGTTTGTCATTGTAATTAGCTTCAGCTTTTCCTGAACTCATCTCGATTTCTATAAATGTAAAGGCCCAGAGTATcttctaaactttcaaatttctgtGCATCTTTTGCAGGTGGCAGCATATGATACAGTCGATAAGAAGATGGCATTTTTCGACCCTTCACGTGCTAAAGAGTTTCTCTTTATTTCTGGTACCAAGGTGAGGACGGGATTATGGTGCTATGTTATTTTGGTGGTTCTTGTATTTCGATGAAACTCACATAGAAGTTAGTTTAGACACTAGTTTGCTAGTTAATGCTATGAAAATCCTTCAGAATTTTAATTTTCTTATGAGTTAAAATTGTGAGATGATATCTGTTCTGCATATGAAAATACAAAGTCGGGTTTGGGATCTTCCATGGGGTAAAAGACAAGCTCTACCTA
This region includes:
- the LOC104213769 gene encoding ATP sulfurylase 2, whose protein sequence is MSLAIRLHVTSTTIFHYCNNTSKKNPFSHNCTKFKANPIYHFDKLSHLVFSHRKKMSSLTSSRGSCGLTVKSSLIEPDGGSLVDLVVPENQRVAKIAEAETMAKVKLTKIDLEWVHVISEGWASPLRGFMREDEYLQSLHFNSLRMKDGSIVNMSLPIVLAIDDEDKEKIGASCDVALVGPNDDLVGILRSIEIYKHNKEERIARTWGTTAPGLPYVEEVITPAGNWLIGGDLEVIKPIKYNDGLDHYRLSPKQLRDEFDRREADAVFAFQLRNPVHNGHALLMNDTRRRLLEMGYKNPILLLHPLGGFTKADDVPLDVRMEQHSKVLEDGVLDPETTIVAIFPSPMHYAGPTEVQWHAKARINAGANFYIVGRDPAGMSHPTEKRDLYDPDHGKKVLSMAPGLEKLNILPFRVAAYDTVDKKMAFFDPSRAKEFLFISGTKMRTYARTGENPPDGFMCPGGWEVLVKYYESLQAEDGVQNSAVLSAR